A region from the Leptospirillum ferriphilum genome encodes:
- a CDS encoding dihydrolipoyl dehydrogenase family protein — MRKNVDLLVIGAGSAGRYAARSAASLGKSVLLVEKGPFGGLCILKGCMPSKALLRPAHVFHLMNHRLKDLGLSIDGTAKVDIPAMVRIKNAMIREMAEDARKTIEGTPGITLLTGHFSFTGPQAGLLGDTPVHFDKAVIATGSRVHVPAIPGLDEQWILTSDDVLEMETIPASTLVLGGGPVGLELGQYLSCLGSDVTLADTNQNWHPQTDPQLAREYLGTLASRGLKIHLGIRSERFEQGEGGTPCFSFHSDGKNHQIPFDRVLLATGRRPDTSSLNLPAAQVQTTRHGHIQVDAFLRTSNHSIFAAGDVTGILPVLNLATFHGEMAGRNAVLPVPVTVREPVVPVAIFTDPEYARAGLTESMAQARRIPVKTGRISFSDLGKAIVYRETEGALKIVIHAKSREILGVELFGPGASDLVHTVATAMHFHATIDQYQEILHIHPTFSEIFKYLADDMTESI; from the coding sequence ATGCGAAAAAATGTGGACTTGCTCGTCATCGGAGCGGGATCAGCGGGCCGTTATGCCGCCCGGTCGGCCGCTTCCCTCGGAAAATCCGTTCTTCTCGTTGAAAAAGGCCCCTTCGGAGGTTTATGCATCCTGAAAGGATGCATGCCATCCAAAGCCCTTCTCCGTCCCGCCCATGTCTTTCATCTGATGAACCACCGGCTGAAGGACCTTGGACTTTCGATCGACGGCACAGCAAAAGTGGACATTCCGGCCATGGTCCGGATAAAAAACGCCATGATCCGGGAAATGGCAGAGGATGCCAGGAAAACAATCGAAGGAACGCCGGGAATCACTCTTCTTACCGGACATTTTTCCTTCACAGGTCCCCAGGCCGGCCTCCTGGGCGATACGCCCGTTCACTTTGACAAGGCGGTGATCGCCACCGGATCCCGGGTCCATGTCCCCGCCATTCCGGGCCTCGATGAACAGTGGATCCTGACCTCGGACGATGTCCTGGAGATGGAAACCATCCCGGCTTCCACCCTGGTGCTGGGAGGAGGGCCCGTCGGCCTTGAGCTCGGACAATACCTGTCGTGTCTGGGAAGCGACGTGACCCTCGCGGATACGAACCAGAACTGGCACCCCCAGACAGATCCCCAGCTCGCACGGGAATACCTTGGAACCCTTGCGTCCCGGGGTCTCAAGATCCATCTGGGAATCCGGTCGGAACGTTTTGAACAGGGAGAAGGAGGAACACCGTGTTTCTCCTTTCATTCCGACGGCAAAAACCATCAGATCCCCTTCGACAGGGTTCTTCTTGCCACCGGACGCCGGCCGGACACGTCCTCTCTCAACCTTCCCGCCGCACAGGTCCAGACGACCCGGCATGGACATATCCAGGTGGACGCCTTTCTGCGCACATCAAACCACAGCATTTTTGCTGCCGGCGATGTTACCGGCATCCTGCCCGTTTTGAACCTTGCGACATTTCATGGAGAAATGGCCGGAAGAAACGCCGTCCTTCCCGTCCCGGTCACTGTCCGGGAGCCGGTTGTTCCGGTTGCAATCTTCACCGATCCCGAATATGCCAGGGCGGGACTCACGGAATCGATGGCGCAGGCCCGGAGAATACCGGTAAAGACCGGACGGATCTCGTTTTCTGACCTCGGCAAAGCGATCGTCTACCGGGAAACCGAGGGGGCCCTCAAGATCGTGATCCATGCTAAGAGCCGCGAGATCCTGGGAGTAGAACTCTTTGGCCCCGGAGCTTCCGACCTGGTCCATACGGTCGCCACGGCCATGCACTTTCATGCGACGATCGACCAGTATCAGGAAATCCTTCATATCCACCCGACATTCTCGGAGATTTTCAAATATCTGGCCGACGATATGACGGAGTCGATCTGA
- a CDS encoding bifunctional diguanylate cyclase/phosphodiesterase, with protein MTAGLIGPFTPPLPENDFGASAHLDTETLAIRTASPAFLTIIGIQSIGDATGLSPAQWLDEKTVHRLLETWSSMRREGRVSDSLIGRILRPDGSVRTVHLQIHATGDATVFLRLTESCPEGGDADEILRLSLELDRRIQKGHSLEALLSLSARRIAENFSFLFTYFVAPEPDGSLRFIAIESRNPKLKDSLEKTLSGTRWDTLPGKSLPCAIAFRTLMPCFLDPLRSGENPLLDAVASTGVRSVFSLPILVGKKNLPRGVLTVGSLSSGDLSLPVRDRLTDFAEKIGLAVANYEHHAQITREKDALFDQAPDGIYITDAETFRILDANRRFCELLGHPDKSSVVGHSILEFTNASREEILEAVDELERSEKEASMVRRRFHRKNGASLPVSISFSRLSYQGKKAYMSHLRDITREMEAEAVRRISNALDRKILEGAPLDGLLTSLVNEIADSFGFPLVYFAVPNPDGTIRYVHIRTSLPGIRDVLKTAESTLKWSTPPGNRRMSSRALASRSPVFSLIESQDQSPLLKDFFQSGVRASFIIPILKEDPHLLPWGLLTLSAEHEDNLCRRVRDILLDMAEKVRMAFLRFDEQNHIRLQRTAMESSRSPFLIASPDGSVEWANAAFLCMIGQSQDDKNVLSLPDLFPEPVDTNPPMTLFEILKAGLFFEGEIPGRARSGDAFITETIVSPILDGQQQISHMLIHMKDITLEKIQEKAIWELAHVDSLTGLMNWNAFMETLDREFRQAKEENRKMAVFYLDLDGFKEINDTMGHETGNVFLRTIAGRLRQCPSLSDSVARIGGDEFVLLCKKTGDFQTLQSEIRTLTDLVSRPVEIGGRSFQTTVSIGVAFYPDDADKSADLVRKADIAMYQAKKSKKGWRFFDQEMEERIQERYRNELSLRQALRSGHIFLMFQPQIDLANRRLRGIEALVRWKNAEGVVLTPKSFIALAEESGIILELGEIVFEQSFETLHRWETLGLKDFRLSVNVSPRQFWSKNFWEGLSGRIVRQPEAGKRLCLELTESLLMQNPDEIGNRLSDLRSMGVRIAIDDFGTGYSSLAYLSRFPVDEIKVPQEFVLGMKNHEQDRMIVRTIVQMAQSLGIDLVGEGAETRAEIDMLFGLGCTTLQGYGLARPMSLENMEDFLLHPERWPFPDFFRKKD; from the coding sequence ATGACCGCAGGACTGATCGGTCCTTTCACTCCTCCGCTCCCGGAGAATGACTTCGGGGCTTCCGCACATCTCGACACGGAAACATTGGCCATCCGGACCGCCAGTCCGGCCTTTCTGACGATCATCGGAATCCAGAGCATCGGGGACGCGACAGGACTTTCCCCCGCGCAATGGCTTGACGAAAAAACCGTGCATCGACTCCTTGAAACGTGGTCGTCCATGAGAAGAGAAGGGCGGGTATCCGATTCCCTCATCGGACGGATCCTTCGTCCGGACGGATCCGTCCGGACCGTCCATCTCCAGATCCACGCGACAGGAGACGCCACGGTCTTCCTCCGGCTGACGGAGTCTTGTCCGGAGGGAGGAGACGCCGACGAAATCCTTCGGCTGTCTCTCGAACTCGACCGCCGGATCCAGAAAGGACATTCGCTTGAGGCCCTTCTGTCCCTGTCTGCACGACGGATTGCCGAAAACTTCTCCTTTCTGTTCACGTATTTTGTCGCTCCTGAACCGGACGGCAGCCTTCGCTTTATTGCCATAGAGTCCCGTAACCCGAAACTGAAAGACTCTCTGGAAAAGACTCTCTCGGGCACACGGTGGGACACTCTCCCCGGAAAAAGCCTTCCCTGCGCCATTGCTTTCCGGACGCTGATGCCCTGCTTCCTTGATCCTCTCCGCTCCGGAGAAAATCCTCTTCTGGATGCAGTTGCTTCGACCGGAGTCCGGTCTGTCTTCTCGCTCCCCATTCTGGTCGGGAAAAAAAATCTCCCCAGAGGAGTCCTGACCGTCGGAAGCCTCTCTTCAGGAGACCTCTCCCTTCCCGTCCGGGACAGGCTGACAGATTTTGCTGAAAAGATTGGTCTCGCCGTCGCCAATTATGAACATCACGCCCAGATCACGAGGGAAAAGGACGCTCTTTTCGATCAGGCTCCCGATGGCATCTACATTACCGACGCGGAAACATTTCGGATTCTCGATGCCAACAGGAGGTTCTGCGAACTTTTGGGTCATCCGGACAAATCCAGTGTTGTCGGCCACTCCATCCTCGAGTTCACCAATGCTTCCCGGGAAGAGATTCTGGAGGCTGTCGACGAACTCGAACGATCGGAAAAAGAGGCGTCCATGGTCCGACGCCGGTTTCATCGAAAAAACGGGGCATCCTTGCCAGTCAGCATCAGTTTTTCCCGTCTTTCCTATCAGGGGAAAAAGGCCTATATGTCCCATTTGCGGGATATCACCCGGGAGATGGAAGCCGAAGCGGTCCGGCGGATTTCCAATGCACTCGACCGCAAGATTCTGGAGGGGGCTCCCCTCGACGGTCTGCTGACCAGCCTGGTCAACGAGATCGCGGATTCGTTCGGCTTTCCTCTCGTCTATTTCGCCGTTCCGAACCCGGACGGGACGATCCGGTATGTCCACATTCGCACATCTCTCCCGGGGATCCGGGACGTTCTGAAAACAGCGGAGAGCACGCTGAAGTGGAGTACGCCACCGGGAAACCGCCGGATGAGTTCCCGGGCTCTGGCTTCCCGCTCGCCGGTTTTCTCTCTCATCGAGAGCCAGGACCAATCTCCTCTTCTGAAGGATTTTTTCCAGTCCGGGGTTCGTGCGTCCTTTATCATTCCGATCCTGAAAGAGGACCCTCATCTCCTTCCATGGGGGCTTCTCACCCTCTCGGCCGAACATGAGGATAATCTCTGCCGGAGAGTTCGGGACATTCTTCTCGACATGGCCGAAAAAGTCCGGATGGCGTTTCTGCGATTCGATGAACAAAACCACATCCGTCTCCAGCGAACCGCGATGGAGTCCTCCCGCTCCCCCTTCCTGATCGCCTCTCCCGACGGGTCCGTGGAATGGGCCAACGCGGCTTTTCTTTGCATGATCGGGCAGTCTCAGGACGACAAGAACGTGTTGTCGTTGCCGGACCTTTTTCCCGAACCCGTTGACACCAACCCTCCCATGACCCTTTTTGAAATCCTGAAGGCCGGCCTCTTTTTTGAGGGAGAAATTCCGGGACGCGCCCGGTCAGGGGACGCGTTCATCACCGAAACGATCGTTTCTCCCATTCTCGACGGTCAGCAACAGATCTCCCACATGCTGATCCACATGAAAGACATCACCCTCGAAAAAATCCAGGAAAAGGCCATCTGGGAGCTCGCTCACGTCGACTCCCTGACCGGTCTCATGAACTGGAACGCCTTCATGGAAACCCTCGACCGGGAATTTCGACAGGCGAAAGAGGAAAACCGCAAAATGGCGGTTTTCTATCTCGATCTCGACGGGTTCAAGGAAATCAACGATACCATGGGACACGAGACCGGAAATGTCTTTCTCCGGACGATCGCCGGACGACTTCGGCAATGTCCTTCCCTCTCCGACTCCGTGGCACGAATCGGCGGTGACGAATTCGTCCTCCTGTGCAAGAAAACCGGAGACTTCCAGACCCTCCAGTCGGAAATCCGCACGTTGACGGATCTCGTCTCCCGCCCGGTCGAAATCGGCGGGCGTTCTTTCCAGACGACTGTTTCCATCGGGGTTGCCTTTTATCCCGACGATGCAGACAAGAGCGCCGATCTGGTCAGAAAAGCCGACATCGCCATGTACCAGGCCAAAAAGTCCAAGAAGGGCTGGCGATTTTTTGACCAGGAGATGGAAGAACGGATCCAGGAGAGATACCGCAATGAACTGTCTCTCCGTCAGGCTCTCAGAAGCGGACATATTTTCCTGATGTTCCAGCCCCAGATCGATCTGGCCAATCGCCGGTTACGGGGTATCGAGGCGCTGGTTCGATGGAAAAACGCAGAGGGCGTTGTGCTGACACCGAAGTCCTTTATTGCCCTGGCCGAAGAGTCCGGTATCATTCTCGAACTGGGGGAAATTGTCTTCGAGCAGTCCTTCGAGACCCTGCACCGGTGGGAGACCCTCGGACTCAAGGATTTCCGCCTGTCCGTCAATGTCTCGCCACGACAATTCTGGTCCAAGAACTTCTGGGAAGGATTGTCGGGCCGGATCGTCCGGCAACCGGAAGCCGGAAAGCGTTTGTGTCTGGAACTGACAGAAAGTCTCCTGATGCAGAATCCCGACGAAATTGGAAATCGGCTGTCGGACCTCCGGTCCATGGGTGTCCGGATTGCAATCGACGATTTCGGCACCGGATACTCTTCCCTTGCCTATCTGAGCCGCTTTCCGGTGGACGAGATCAAGGTTCCCCAGGAATTTGTCCTGGGGATGAAAAACCACGAACAGGATCGCATGATCGTCCGGACAATCGTCCAGATGGCACAGAGCCTGGGAATCGATCTGGTCGGAGAAGGCGCGGAAACCCGGGCGGAGATCGACATGCTTTTCGGGTTGGGATGTACGACGCTCCAGGGGTATGGACTCGCCCGCCCGATGTCGCTTGAAAACATGGAAGACTTTCTTTTGCATCCGGAGCGATGGCCTTTTCCGGATTTTTTCCGGAAAAAAGACTGA
- the aspS gene encoding aspartate--tRNA ligase has translation MYRSHSTTDLTTLPTGSLVTLAGWVQTVRDHGGLLFFDLRDREGLVQVVVNPDTTPQLVSLAKSLRDEWVISLHGKIQVRPEGTHNPALPTGSLEVICQEMHVLNTCPTPPFPVDDRIEVSETLRLTYRYLDIRRETLRKSLKLRNDLTHFIRNYLHDHAFWEVETPILTRSTPEGARDFLVPSRLEKGSFYALPQSPQLFKQILMVGGIERYYQIARCFRDEDLRADRQPEFTQVDIEASFLTMDQFLYLMEGMIQSIFEKFTGFRPDRPFVRLTYREAMEKYGSDKPDLRFGLPIGNLSEAAGKTQFRVFRDVLDQKGVVLGLRYPGGAALSRKEIDELTQWTIDQGAKGLAWFKVEGETFQSPILKFFPEEAQADIAKVLSPEPGDMLLFIADKGPLARKIAGQLRLHIGDRLKLRRSRDYSLLWVVDFPLFEWNEEENRLEALHHPFTAPRREDIPLLESDPLSVRSDAYDLVLNGTEIGGGSVRNFEPHLQERLFEKIGISPESARARFGFLLDALTYGAPPHLGMAFGLDRFVMLLAGCDSIRDVIAFPKTQKGSCLLTEAPSSVDAVQLKELGIRPL, from the coding sequence ATGTATCGTTCCCATTCCACAACGGATCTTACAACCCTGCCGACCGGATCTCTTGTCACTCTGGCCGGATGGGTACAGACCGTAAGGGACCACGGTGGTCTTCTCTTTTTTGACCTCAGAGACCGGGAAGGTCTTGTGCAGGTCGTTGTTAATCCGGACACCACGCCGCAACTGGTCAGTCTGGCTAAATCCCTCCGGGATGAGTGGGTGATTTCGCTTCATGGAAAGATTCAGGTTCGACCGGAAGGAACCCACAACCCTGCCCTTCCGACAGGATCTCTTGAAGTGATCTGTCAGGAGATGCATGTCTTGAACACCTGCCCGACCCCTCCCTTCCCGGTTGATGACCGGATCGAGGTTTCGGAAACCCTCCGCCTGACCTACCGGTATCTGGACATTCGCAGGGAAACGTTACGAAAATCGCTGAAACTCAGAAACGATCTGACGCACTTTATTCGCAACTACCTGCATGACCATGCATTCTGGGAAGTCGAGACCCCTATCCTGACCCGTTCGACACCGGAAGGGGCCCGAGACTTTTTAGTCCCCTCCCGCCTGGAAAAGGGGTCTTTCTACGCCTTGCCACAATCTCCCCAGCTTTTCAAGCAAATCCTCATGGTCGGAGGGATTGAACGGTATTACCAGATTGCACGCTGCTTCCGGGACGAGGATTTACGTGCCGACCGACAACCGGAATTTACCCAGGTCGATATCGAAGCCTCCTTTTTGACCATGGACCAGTTCCTTTACCTGATGGAAGGGATGATTCAGTCGATTTTTGAAAAATTCACCGGTTTCCGTCCGGATCGTCCCTTTGTTCGCCTCACTTACCGTGAAGCCATGGAAAAATACGGTTCGGACAAACCGGATTTGCGCTTTGGTCTTCCGATCGGAAATCTTTCCGAGGCTGCCGGAAAAACACAGTTCCGTGTCTTTCGGGACGTTCTTGACCAGAAAGGCGTTGTTCTCGGGCTTCGCTACCCTGGAGGGGCAGCCCTGAGCCGAAAGGAAATCGACGAATTGACCCAATGGACGATCGACCAGGGAGCCAAAGGACTCGCATGGTTCAAGGTGGAAGGAGAAACATTCCAGAGTCCCATCCTGAAGTTCTTCCCGGAAGAAGCACAGGCAGACATTGCGAAAGTCCTCTCCCCGGAACCCGGCGACATGCTTCTGTTCATTGCGGACAAAGGTCCCTTGGCCAGAAAAATCGCCGGACAGCTTCGTTTGCATATCGGAGACCGTCTCAAGCTGCGACGGTCCCGGGATTACTCCCTGCTGTGGGTGGTCGACTTTCCCTTGTTTGAATGGAACGAAGAGGAAAACCGCCTCGAAGCCCTTCATCACCCTTTTACCGCTCCAAGGAGGGAAGACATTCCACTTCTCGAGAGCGATCCACTGTCGGTGCGCTCCGACGCCTACGACCTCGTCCTGAATGGAACGGAAATTGGAGGTGGAAGCGTTCGCAACTTTGAACCCCATCTTCAGGAACGTCTTTTTGAGAAAATCGGCATTTCTCCGGAAAGCGCCAGAGCCCGGTTCGGATTTCTGCTCGATGCCCTGACCTATGGCGCACCTCCCCATTTGGGGATGGCATTCGGACTTGACCGGTTCGTCATGTTGCTGGCCGGATGCGACTCCATCCGGGACGTCATCGCGTTTCCAAAAACCCAAAAAGGCTCTTGTCTTCTGACAGAGGCCCCGTCCTCCGTCGACGCTGTCCAGCTGAAAGAGCTTGGCATCCGACCACTCTGA
- a CDS encoding pseudouridine synthase, whose product MEQSTLNTTFKPDEDGLIRLQKLLAHRGLASRRNAEEMIRGGLVKVNGIVVTVPGTKVHPETDRVTVDGKNVPVEPEPFLFLFYKPKGVVSTLHDPDGKTTLKDFFPRINPLIHVGRLDIQSEGVLLLTNNGDLAQRILHPRYEIPRTYLVKVQGVVTPEHLDRLRSGKVRLDGRPVQPLELEQERLTETNSWYRITLTEGRNREVRRLFDALHYFVLKLTRIAFGNLDLTGLEPGEYRLVTPEEIDLLLSGARWKRKEAIPPPERSPRKPNFAAASSPDFRRRSVRSRPTFPDRAFSGPVDGNQEEDHFPRQTRQGYSSRPDTRSRGGTRSDSEMFFHDRPPHRSDKKQESGGPSFQKNRGPHPGNMTDRGQTSPSGSPDHRTSRRREPGGKDSFFREDRQAFSEQSGKKHFSGPSVRRENNRNPRSADDGPRHRKNGWENRPRSSEGTRDNHRSFPPSRKEDERNSRFADDGPRHRKNAWENRPRSSEGTRDNHRFFPPSRKEDERNSRFTDDGPRHRKNVWEDRPRSSGNSRENQRSSPPFRREDDRNSRYSGTLSQKKDPREESSREPSPRGSSAFRKRSGESSGTGHKPVSRESSSGQSRKPGSTPRGRKGPGKNHPHHS is encoded by the coding sequence ATGGAGCAATCCACCTTGAACACCACTTTCAAACCGGACGAGGATGGACTTATCCGGCTGCAGAAGCTCCTGGCCCATCGAGGACTCGCTTCACGCAGAAATGCGGAAGAAATGATCCGGGGAGGGCTGGTGAAAGTCAACGGCATCGTCGTAACGGTCCCCGGAACAAAGGTTCATCCGGAAACAGACCGGGTCACCGTCGACGGAAAAAACGTTCCCGTCGAGCCGGAACCCTTCCTTTTTCTTTTCTACAAACCGAAAGGGGTCGTGTCGACGCTGCATGATCCGGATGGAAAAACGACTCTCAAGGACTTTTTCCCACGGATCAATCCCTTGATCCATGTCGGCCGACTGGATATCCAGTCGGAGGGAGTTCTCCTCCTGACGAACAACGGGGACCTGGCCCAACGGATTCTCCATCCACGCTACGAAATTCCCCGGACCTATCTTGTGAAGGTCCAGGGAGTCGTCACACCGGAGCATCTCGACCGGCTTCGTTCCGGAAAAGTCCGCCTGGATGGACGTCCTGTCCAGCCGCTGGAACTGGAACAAGAACGTCTGACCGAGACAAACTCCTGGTACCGGATTACGTTGACCGAAGGCCGAAACCGCGAAGTCCGCAGACTTTTTGATGCGTTGCATTATTTCGTCCTGAAGCTGACCAGAATCGCGTTCGGGAATCTGGACCTGACCGGACTGGAACCAGGCGAGTACCGTCTGGTGACGCCGGAAGAGATTGATCTCCTTCTTTCAGGAGCGAGATGGAAAAGGAAGGAAGCGATTCCTCCTCCGGAGAGGTCTCCCCGAAAACCCAATTTTGCGGCAGCCTCTTCCCCGGATTTCAGGCGACGTTCGGTTCGGTCCCGGCCCACTTTCCCAGACAGAGCCTTTTCGGGACCTGTCGATGGAAATCAGGAGGAGGATCATTTTCCGCGGCAGACCCGACAGGGGTACAGTTCCCGTCCCGACACCCGATCCCGTGGTGGTACCCGATCGGACTCGGAGATGTTTTTTCACGATCGGCCTCCTCACCGTTCCGATAAGAAACAAGAGTCTGGTGGTCCGTCTTTTCAGAAAAATCGGGGCCCGCATCCCGGGAACATGACGGACAGAGGACAGACCAGTCCCAGCGGCAGCCCGGATCACCGGACATCCCGACGAAGGGAGCCCGGAGGGAAAGATTCCTTCTTTCGGGAAGACAGGCAGGCGTTTTCCGAACAGTCTGGAAAAAAACATTTTTCCGGACCGTCCGTCCGGAGAGAGAACAACCGGAATCCCAGGTCTGCCGATGATGGTCCGCGCCACAGAAAAAATGGGTGGGAGAACAGACCCCGTTCTTCCGAGGGCACCCGGGATAACCATCGGTCCTTCCCTCCTTCCCGGAAGGAGGATGAACGGAATTCCCGATTTGCCGATGATGGTCCGCGCCACAGAAAAAACGCGTGGGAGAACAGACCCCGTTCTTCCGAGGGCACCCGGGATAACCATCGGTTTTTCCCTCCTTCCCGGAAGGAGGATGAACGGAATTCCCGATTTACCGATGATGGTCCGCGCCACAGAAAAAACGTGTGGGAGGACAGACCCCGTTCTTCCGGAAACTCCCGGGAAAACCAACGCTCCTCCCCCCCTTTCCGGAGGGAGGACGACCGGAACTCGCGATACTCCGGCACTCTCTCTCAAAAGAAAGATCCACGAGAAGAAAGTTCCCGGGAACCATCGCCCCGCGGATCCAGCGCTTTCCGGAAAAGATCCGGAGAATCCTCCGGGACAGGGCATAAACCTGTCAGCAGAGAATCGTCCTCCGGACAATCCAGAAAACCGGGCTCGACTCCTCGCGGCCGGAAGGGGCCCGGAAAAAACCATCCCCACCATTCTTAA
- a CDS encoding lytic transglycosylase domain-containing protein, with the protein MRSKNGMDVHLKGGALASKGFSLFLLLFCLLLLFPHARVFSFPDVREDKTPDVSIVSRYIALHAAPPLPASVCRKIARRLLFESRREHIPSYVALAIAEQESSFNPQAFNRKTEDYGLFQVHFPFWKRYFARKSSGALVPLKPEELFNLRINIRVGLLILRHDIDLEKGDIARGIGRYSGRKGEKRMVYEQQVVAREVRFLAYWTDQPHAP; encoded by the coding sequence ATGCGCAGCAAAAATGGTATGGACGTGCACTTAAAAGGGGGGGCCCTCGCCAGCAAAGGGTTCTCCCTTTTTTTGCTTTTGTTCTGTCTTCTCCTTCTTTTTCCGCACGCCCGGGTCTTTTCTTTTCCGGACGTCCGGGAAGACAAGACCCCGGACGTATCGATCGTTTCCCGGTATATCGCCCTTCATGCCGCGCCTCCTCTTCCGGCCAGCGTCTGCCGGAAAATAGCCCGGCGTCTTCTTTTCGAATCCCGTCGGGAACATATTCCGTCTTATGTTGCTCTTGCCATCGCCGAGCAGGAGTCCTCCTTCAATCCCCAGGCGTTCAATAGAAAAACCGAAGATTATGGCCTGTTTCAGGTTCACTTTCCTTTCTGGAAGCGCTATTTTGCGCGAAAGTCATCGGGAGCCCTTGTCCCCCTGAAGCCGGAAGAATTGTTCAATCTTCGGATCAATATTCGTGTCGGACTTCTGATCCTGCGTCATGATATCGATCTGGAAAAAGGAGATATTGCCAGGGGTATCGGGCGATACAGCGGCCGCAAAGGGGAGAAGCGCATGGTCTACGAGCAACAGGTCGTCGCCAGGGAAGTGCGATTCCTTGCGTACTGGACGGATCAGCCCCACGCCCCCTGA
- the erpA gene encoding iron-sulfur cluster insertion protein ErpA, which produces MITLTEKAIEKVTEYLDSENKKGYGLRVYVSGGGCHGFQYGMAFEEAPGEMDQVLEEGGVKLFVDAQSYPLLEGAEVDYVENLYGSGFAIKNPNAKSSCGCGSSFST; this is translated from the coding sequence ATGATTACATTAACGGAAAAAGCTATAGAAAAAGTGACAGAGTATCTGGATTCGGAGAACAAGAAGGGATATGGCCTTCGCGTCTATGTCTCCGGCGGTGGTTGTCATGGGTTTCAGTACGGAATGGCCTTTGAGGAAGCCCCTGGCGAAATGGATCAGGTTCTGGAGGAAGGCGGGGTCAAACTTTTCGTCGATGCCCAGAGCTATCCCCTTTTGGAAGGGGCCGAAGTCGACTACGTTGAAAATCTTTACGGTTCGGGATTCGCCATCAAGAATCCGAATGCCAAATCGTCCTGCGGGTGCGGAAGTTCTTTCTCCACCTAG
- the glnA gene encoding type I glutamate--ammonia ligase, whose translation MTPKEVIEYAKKNNVQIIDIRFTDLFGTWQHFSTSTHELSEDLFTEGLGFDGSSIRGFQAINESDMLLLPDPQTAFLDPFTQVPTLVLMANIKDPITGESYSRDPRHIAQKAENYLKSKIADLSYWGPECEFFVFDDVRYGSGAHYSHYSVDSAEGIWNSDRDEEPNLGYKIRHKEGYFPVPPTDSLQDLRSEMILTMEKIGIRTEVHHHEVATAGQCEIDMRYDTLVKMADNVMKYKYVVKNTAQKYGKSATFMPKPLFGDNGSGMHVHQSLWKGGKNLFFQKGGYADISQTAIHYIGGLIHHAPALLAIIAPTTNSYKRLVPGYEAPINLVYSKRNRSACIRIPMYSKSEKAKRLEFRTPDPSANPYLAFSAMLMAGLDGIERKLTPPDPIEKDLYEISDRERKKIKQMPGSLEAALQALEKDHDFLLKGGVFTPDLVETWIKEKQKKEVDSVRLRPHPHEFFLYYDI comes from the coding sequence ATGACGCCCAAAGAGGTAATCGAGTACGCAAAGAAGAATAATGTTCAGATCATTGATATCCGTTTTACGGATCTCTTCGGTACGTGGCAGCATTTCTCCACTTCCACGCACGAGCTGAGCGAAGATCTGTTTACGGAAGGTCTCGGATTTGACGGTTCCAGTATCCGGGGATTCCAGGCCATTAACGAATCCGACATGCTGCTTCTTCCGGATCCCCAGACTGCGTTCCTTGATCCGTTCACCCAGGTCCCGACGCTCGTCCTGATGGCCAACATCAAGGATCCCATCACAGGGGAATCCTATTCCCGGGATCCCCGTCATATTGCCCAGAAAGCGGAAAACTACCTGAAGTCCAAGATCGCGGACCTTTCTTACTGGGGTCCGGAATGCGAATTCTTTGTCTTCGACGATGTCCGATACGGCAGTGGAGCCCATTACTCTCATTATTCAGTGGATTCGGCAGAAGGGATCTGGAACTCCGATCGCGACGAAGAGCCCAACCTGGGATACAAGATCCGCCACAAGGAAGGATATTTTCCTGTCCCTCCGACCGACTCTCTTCAGGATCTCCGCTCCGAGATGATTCTGACGATGGAAAAGATTGGTATCCGGACGGAAGTGCATCATCATGAGGTGGCGACCGCCGGACAGTGTGAAATCGACATGCGTTACGACACACTGGTGAAGATGGCGGACAATGTCATGAAATACAAGTATGTCGTGAAAAATACGGCACAAAAATATGGAAAGTCGGCGACCTTCATGCCCAAGCCTCTTTTTGGAGACAACGGGTCGGGTATGCACGTTCATCAGAGCCTCTGGAAAGGCGGAAAAAATCTCTTCTTCCAGAAAGGCGGATATGCCGATATTTCCCAGACGGCCATTCACTATATCGGCGGGCTGATCCATCATGCTCCTGCCCTGCTGGCCATCATTGCTCCCACCACGAATTCTTACAAGAGGCTTGTTCCGGGATATGAAGCCCCGATCAATCTGGTCTACTCCAAGAGAAATCGTTCGGCCTGTATCCGTATCCCGATGTATTCGAAGAGCGAGAAAGCCAAACGGCTTGAATTCCGTACGCCGGATCCCAGCGCCAATCCTTACCTTGCCTTTTCGGCCATGTTGATGGCAGGGCTTGATGGGATCGAGCGGAAGCTGACTCCTCCGGATCCGATCGAAAAAGATCTTTATGAAATTTCTGATCGGGAACGCAAGAAAATCAAGCAGATGCCGGGAAGCCTTGAAGCGGCACTTCAGGCGCTTGAAAAGGATCACGACTTCCTGCTCAAGGGTGGCGTTTTTACTCCCGATCTCGTGGAAACCTGGATCAAGGAGAAGCAGAAGAAGGAAGTCGATTCGGTCCGTCTTCGTCCGCATCCGCACGAGTTCTTCTTGTACTACGATATCTGA